In the genome of Cupriavidus malaysiensis, one region contains:
- a CDS encoding aromatic ring-hydroxylating oxygenase subunit alpha, translated as MHAVPLPDTSAIDPPASAPVRDLRRVPIHPDHWYPLAWSSEVKRGKALGVHFAGEPIVLVRTESGAIFALEDRCAHRQVPLHAGVVEGESLRCGYHGWTYDGTGRCVDVPYLGRERLPNGVRAYPCREAHGLIFVFPGAAALAGERPLPDLPSVADTAYKTRRFGREVKCHYSFMHENLMDMNHQFLHRRQMGQMRARSLGRRRGEDWVEVDYTFSRLEGKQPVGEALVFGASKNSADQNDKDVMTVRTGYPYQTLKIRSGDGTLVMDLWIVYVPLDAAQRTNRTFGLLSIRKPGIPFALDLAWPLLVWFTERIFKEDRWIVEREQEAHDRQGADWNQEVFPVINELRDLLRHCGGRTVIPIREVSGAA; from the coding sequence ATGCATGCAGTGCCGTTGCCGGATACCAGTGCCATCGACCCGCCCGCCAGCGCGCCCGTGCGCGACCTGCGCCGTGTCCCCATCCATCCCGATCATTGGTATCCACTGGCCTGGTCCAGCGAGGTCAAGCGGGGCAAGGCCCTCGGCGTGCACTTTGCCGGCGAGCCGATCGTACTGGTCCGTACCGAGTCCGGCGCCATCTTCGCACTGGAAGACCGTTGTGCGCACCGGCAGGTGCCGCTCCATGCGGGCGTGGTCGAAGGCGAGTCCCTGCGCTGCGGCTATCACGGCTGGACCTATGACGGCACCGGCCGCTGCGTCGACGTGCCTTACCTCGGGCGGGAACGCCTCCCCAACGGCGTGCGAGCCTATCCCTGCCGCGAGGCGCACGGCCTGATCTTTGTCTTTCCCGGCGCGGCGGCGCTCGCCGGCGAGCGGCCGCTGCCGGACCTGCCATCGGTGGCTGACACGGCGTACAAGACGCGCCGCTTCGGTCGCGAGGTCAAGTGTCACTACTCGTTCATGCACGAGAACCTGATGGACATGAACCACCAGTTCCTGCACCGGCGGCAGATGGGGCAGATGCGCGCGCGTTCCCTGGGCCGGCGTCGCGGCGAGGACTGGGTGGAGGTCGATTACACGTTCTCGCGCCTGGAGGGCAAGCAGCCGGTGGGCGAGGCGCTGGTGTTCGGGGCCAGCAAGAACAGCGCCGACCAGAACGACAAGGACGTGATGACGGTGCGTACCGGCTATCCGTACCAGACCCTGAAGATCCGTTCGGGCGACGGCACCCTGGTGATGGACCTGTGGATCGTCTACGTGCCGCTGGATGCGGCGCAGCGCACCAACCGGACCTTCGGGCTGCTTTCCATCCGCAAGCCTGGCATTCCGTTCGCCCTGGACCTGGCCTGGCCGCTGCTGGTCTGGTTCACGGAGCGCATCTTCAAGGAAGACCGCTGGATCGTCGAGCGCGAACAAGAGGCCCACGACAGGCAGGGAGCCGACTGGAACCAGGAGGTGTTCCCGGTCATCAATGAACTGCGCGACCTGTTGCGCCACTGCGGCGGCCGCACCGTGATCCCCATTCGCGAGGTGAGCGGAGCGGCATGA
- a CDS encoding AAA family ATPase — MESLEMQTASKDGEALTHDDAVLLHMVCGKIAAGKSTLTALLARNARTVLISEDVWLSRLYPGEVLSIDAYVHRARCIKDVLADHIRSLLGAGVSVVLDVPFNTVAARAWGLAIAQAAGCGHRLHYLDVSDAVCKARLRARNARGDHPFQASDAEFERITSYFVPPHPSEALCIVAYDETGAVSDRSKGMD; from the coding sequence ATGGAGAGCCTGGAAATGCAGACTGCGAGCAAGGATGGTGAGGCGCTTACCCATGATGATGCGGTATTGCTGCATATGGTGTGCGGGAAGATCGCGGCCGGAAAATCGACGCTCACCGCGCTGCTCGCGCGCAATGCGCGCACGGTACTGATCAGCGAAGATGTCTGGTTGTCTCGCCTCTATCCGGGCGAGGTCCTGTCGATCGATGCCTACGTCCACCGCGCCAGGTGCATCAAGGACGTCCTGGCGGACCACATCCGTTCCCTGCTTGGCGCCGGCGTGTCCGTGGTGCTCGATGTTCCGTTCAACACAGTGGCCGCTCGCGCCTGGGGCCTCGCCATTGCGCAGGCCGCCGGCTGCGGACACCGGCTTCACTATCTCGATGTGAGCGATGCGGTCTGCAAGGCGCGCCTGCGCGCGCGGAATGCGCGGGGGGACCATCCTTTCCAGGCGTCGGACGCGGAGTTCGAGCGGATCACCAGTTACTTCGTACCGCCGCATCCATCCGAGGCGCTATGCATCGTGGCCTATGACGAAACAGGTGCCGTCTCCGATAGGAGTAAAGGCATGGATTGA
- a CDS encoding hydrolase, producing the protein MSKLPLLEPADCALILVDEQAGLAFAAGSQDPQILRSNGLAVAKTAVAFDLPVVVSTSASKVYSGPLMPAFREVLPNITPIERRNMNLWEDDAVRSAITATGKRTLIIAGLLTEACVSFPVLSALSEGYQVVVVADACGGLTPTSHDLALRRMASAGAVMTSWLQLLLEFQRDWTRHDTYEKARAIVVEHGGGYGTGLAYARDMIKPA; encoded by the coding sequence ATGTCCAAGCTACCGTTGCTCGAACCCGCCGATTGCGCGTTGATCCTCGTCGATGAACAAGCAGGCCTTGCCTTCGCCGCAGGCTCTCAAGACCCCCAGATCCTGCGCAGCAACGGGCTTGCGGTCGCAAAGACGGCCGTCGCCTTTGACCTGCCGGTGGTGGTTTCCACTTCAGCCTCGAAGGTATACAGCGGCCCGCTGATGCCGGCTTTCCGCGAAGTGCTGCCGAACATCACGCCGATCGAGCGCCGCAATATGAACCTATGGGAAGACGACGCGGTGCGCAGCGCGATCACGGCGACCGGAAAGCGCACGCTGATCATTGCGGGCCTGCTGACGGAGGCCTGCGTCAGTTTTCCGGTTCTGTCGGCGCTGTCCGAGGGCTATCAGGTCGTCGTCGTTGCCGATGCTTGCGGCGGACTGACGCCGACAAGCCATGACCTGGCCTTGCGGCGGATGGCTTCTGCTGGCGCCGTGATGACTTCCTGGCTCCAACTGCTTCTCGAATTCCAGAGAGACTGGACCCGCCACGACACCTATGAAAAGGCCCGCGCCATCGTGGTCGAGCATGGCGGCGGGTATGGCACAGGCCTCGCCTATGCGCGAGACATGATCAAGCCGGCCTGA